From a single Raphanus sativus cultivar WK10039 chromosome 3, ASM80110v3, whole genome shotgun sequence genomic region:
- the LOC108831588 gene encoding uncharacterized protein LOC108831588 has product MHLFFRCPFAQQVWRLIPLLRQIHIADDSSFQQTLVLFRKSICLPPTEIKDPILPWVLWYLWMARNRLIFENISTPATDTATKSLSFAREWSQAQPNSQSTVSKPTGNHIAPLQSNRSQPSTQCWIDAAWDASTSRSGVAWTLGDLHPFATRSGSRVIENVSSSLVAETLALKQGISSTLAMGISNITFLSDCQKLTRAINSNSPIREAYGVFQDIAFASSSFASFSLKFIPRSENKEADLLAKQALKAFSSISRSSLDVIRPTG; this is encoded by the coding sequence ATGCATTTGTTCTTCCGCTGCCCTTTCGCACAACAAGTTTGGCGCCTGATACCACTACTCCGACAGATTCACATAGCTGACGACTCCTCCTTCCAGCAGACTCTAGTTCTCTTCAGGAAGAGTATATGTCTCCCGCCTACAGAAATCAAGGACCCTATCCTCCCGTGGGTGCTCTGGTACCTCTGGATGGCAAGGAACAGGTTGATCTTTGAAAATATTTCTACGCCAGCTACTGATACAGCCACAAAGAGCTTATCTTTCGCTAGGGAATGGAGTCAGGCCCAACCAAACTCGCAATCAACGGTCTCCAAGCCTACAGGCAATCACATCGCCCCGCTTCAATCGAATCGGAGCCAACCCTCGACGCAGTGTTGGATCGATGCAGCCTGGGACGCCTCTACTTCTAGATCTGGGGTCGCGTGGACCTTAGGGGACCTCCACCCCTTTGCTACTCGATCGGGATCGAGGGTAATCGAAAACGTCTCCTCCTCCCTGGTGGCTGAAACCCTAGCGCTCAAACAGGGAATCTCCAGCACACTAGCGATGGGAATCTCCAACATAACCTTCCTATCCGACTGCCAAAAGCTCACCAGAGCGATCAACAGCAACTCGCCGATAAGGGAAGCGTACGGTGTTTTTCAAGACATCGCTTTTGCTTCCTCGTCGTTTGCATCTTTTTCTTTAAAGTTTATTCCTCGTTCAGAAAACAAAGAGGCTGATCTGCTTGCTAAACAGGCCCTTAAAGCCTTCTCGAGTATTTctagatcttctcttgatgtAATTCGGCCCACGGGCTAA